The DNA sequence GGGGAGCTCGCTGTACTTCAGGACCGCGCTCACCCGCTCGTCCGATGGCGTGATGCGCGCGAAAGCACGCTCCAGCGCGTCCGGGCCCGAGAGGCGGGCACGGCAGAGTCGGGCGACCAGGCGCTCGTTCGGCAGGTTCACGAGGGTCCGCCGCAAATACATCGCCTGGATCCGCTCCAGGGTGAGGATGAGCTCGTCGCGGGGGATCAGACCTCGCGCGTGGTCGCTGTAGGCACTCAGCACGAGCGGGTACGCCGCGCGCCCGAACGTGTTGACGAAGCCCAGCTGCCGCGCGATCTCGGGGTCGCTCTCGAGCGAGGGATCGAGCAGGATGCCGTAGATCTCGGCGTAGTGGCGCCAGACCTCGGCATCCGCCTGCAGGTGCTCCACGTCGACGCGCGGGAAGGACTGCCGGAACGCGCTGTAGACCCCGTGCTCCCCGTTCGCCGCGACCTCCCGCCCGGTCGTCATGACCAGGTAGTGCCGCCAGAAGGCGCCGATCGTCTCGCCCGTGTGCCGCTCGATGGGCAGCCAGAAGCGCTCCTCGACGTCGAGCTGCTCCGAGTGGGTCAGCCCCATCAGGATGTAGTTGTGGATGAGTTCGTGATCGCGGAGCGGCTCACCCGTCGAGTTCAGGCTCTCGAAGATCTGCTGCGCGTTCGCGCCCGAGCCCAGCGTGATCGACACGTGCTCGAGCCGCCGCAGGCCGCGCCAGATCGCCGCCGCCTCGTCGGCGTGGACCTGGCTGCGGAAGAACGCGTAGTTGTCGTCGAACCTCGACTCGCGCTCCGTGCTGTCGCCGCGCTCCAGCACGACCGACTCGTACAGGTCGGCCCACGCGTCGTGCGGCCGCAGCTTCGTACGGTCGGGATCGTCGGGCCGCACGAGCACACGGGCGAGCTCCGCCGCGAGCGAGGGGTCGGTGTCGCGCACCGCGTGCTGCAGGGCGGCGACGAGCAGCATCAGGGTGGTGATGCGCTGCTGCCCGTCGATCAGGACCAGGTCGGTGTCGGCATCCGAGTCGTCCGCGGCCGAGAGGATCGAGCCGATGAAGTGCCGGTGCGAGTCGTCCTCGGCGGCGACCGCGCGGACGTCGGCGAGGAGTTGCTCGCAGCCGCCGATGTCCCACCGGTACTGCCTCTGGTACACCGGCACGACGATGGTGGTGGAGTCCGCTGCGAGCCATTCGATCGTGTTGACAGCTGTCGCCTCGACGTTGGTCGCAGTGCTCATGCTGATGTCTCGCCCTCCCATGACGCCGGTCGCCGTGGAGTCGCCAGGCGCCCGATTCAGTCTATTCGCTTATTCACGGCGGCCCTCGGCTGGCGCTCCGCGACCCGCTGTTAGGCTTGCCTTATCAGGGCCTGTTAAAACGTGCTGGCCCCCGATGAAAGGACATGACTCAGATCATGGGATACATCAAGTCCAAGGCGCTCGAAGACAAGGGCTTCGTCGTTCTCGACAGCTACAACCAGGAGCTCGACCCCAAGGAGTGGCTCGACATCGAGTACAACGATTGGAAGTCGTCCGGCGACACCCGCTTCGCACCGCTCGCGAGCGCCAAGGGTGAGATCGAGTGCAACGGCTTCTGGAACCACAAGCCGCCGCGCACCGACAAGGACGGCGTCTGGATCGACTCGCAGACCGCCAAGGCTCCGAACCTGACCCGTCGCGCTCAGGAGCCCGGCGCGAACGTCGGCCGCTGCCGCGTCATCGAGCTGCAGCCCACGCCGTACGGCGAGTGCCTCTACAACCTTCACCAGGACGACAACAACCGTCTGAACCCCGACGGCACCGGCTGGGTCGTTCGCGGGTTCTTCAACCTCACCGACGACAAGGACAGCTTCTTCGTCCTGCGCGAGAACCGCACCGACCCGAGCATCGAGTACCGCATCGCTCTGCCGGCCGGCGCTCAGCTGATCGTCGACACGCAGCGTCTGTGGCACGCGGCCACGCACGTCGGCACCGAGCCGCGCTACTGCCTCATCACGTCGTGGACCTCGGGCCCCGAGCTCGACGCGTACATCGAGAAGTACCACGGCACTCAGGACGTCCCGAACGTCGAGGTGCCGCAGGATGTGCTCGAGGCCGGCTACGCCGAGCAGGCACGCCGCGACGCCGCTCGCGCCGCCTACTACGCGGCCAAGGGCCAGCAGGTCAAGCAGACCATGAGCGAGGCGTGATCCTCGTCTGAACGGGCCCGAACGGGTCGGAAGGCCCCGGTCGTGTGACCGGGGCCTTCGTCGTACGAATGACACGCTTGTGATTTCCTCGTCTCTGGGCGAGAATGGGCGCATAACCGCATAGAACCGCCGCTCTCTCGGTGGTCAGGTCGTTGGGGAAGACGCACCTGATGAAACGGAGAGATCATGGCGACGACGTACGCACGCGGAGTGGTGTTCATCCACTCCGCACCTCGCGCGCTCTGCCCGCACCTCGAATGGGCGGTGGGACGCGCTATCGGTCGTGCAGTGAACTTCGACTGGTCGGACCAGCCTGTGCTCGACGGCGCACGCCGTGCCGAGTTCTACTGGGACGGACCGGTCGGTACCGGAGCTGCCCTCGCGACCGCGATCCGCGGCTGGGAGCACCTGCGCTTCGAGGTCACGGAGGATCCGACGCCCCGCAGCGACGGCGGACGGTGGCTGCACACCCCCGACCTCGGCATCCACTACGCCCAGACGGATGCGGCGGGCAACATCGTCATCGGCGAGGACCGCATCCGCTACGCGATGGAGATCGCCGCGGGGAGCGCCTCGGAACTGCAGCGCGAGCTCGACATCGCGCTCGGATCTGCCTGGGACGAGGAGCTCGAACCCTTCCGTCACGCCAGCGACGACGCGCGCGTCGTCTGGCTGCACAAGGTCGGCTAGGCGCACAGACGTGGAGCGGGGAGGCGCGAGTATCGGATGCCGGTGATCTCTCCCGGACGCTGAGAAGGCGTATCCCCCTCCGGATGACGAGGACCCCGCCCCTCCAGGGACGGGGTCCTCGTCTGCGTCAGATGACGGCGGCGTGCGACATCTCGGTCAGCCGCGGTGCACGACCGGCGGTCACGGCCTCCCACGCCGAGCGGAAACGCTGCATCGCGAGGGTCGTGCGGTCGGGCGGCAGGGTGATCGGCACGCGCACGTGCCGCTCCAGGACTCCACCGGTCGCGAAGCGGGGCCCGGGCGGGAGGATGAGTCCGCGCTCCCGGGCGGCGAGCGAGAGCTCGGTCGACACCGGCGCGCCGAGGTCGAGCCATACCGACAGGCCGCCGGGAGCAGACGGCATCGTCACACCGTCGATCTCGTCGAGGCCCGCGGCGACGGCTGCTCGACCGTCGCACAGCCGCGTGCGGACGTGTGCGGTCAACGCCGGCATGTCCTGGAGGAGTTCGACGGCGATGCACTGCTCGAGCAGCGCCGTGCCGAGCTCGAACGACGGGCGCGTCGCGAGCAGCCGCGAGATCAGCGACCTGTCGGCGCGGATCCAGCCGAGCCGCAGACCGCCCCAGGCGATCTTCGACATCGAGCCGAGGGTCACCACCTCCGGGCTCGAGGCGGCGAACGGCAGCGGGGCCCATCCGCGGTCGATGTCGAGCTCGGCTGTCGTCTCGTCGACGATCAGCATCGTGCCCGCGCTGCGAGCGGTCGCGGCGATGCGTTCGCGGGCGGAGTCGGGAAGGGTCGCGCCGGTCGGGTTGTGGAAGTCCGGGATCAGGTAGGCGACGTGCGGTCGTCCGCTCAGGATGGTCTCGGTGACGTGGCGCTCGTCCCAGCCCTCGACGTCGACGGGGGTCGGCAGCATCCGATAGCCGTGCCGGTGCAGTGCCTCGAGCGCATGGGGGAACGTCGGCTGCTCGACGAGCGCCCGTTCGCCGCGGCGCCCGATCGCGGCCAGCACGAGGTTCAGCCCGTTGAGGGCGCCCGAAGTGATGATGATCTGGTCGGCGTCGGTCGGGAGGCCGCGCTGGCTGAAGCGCTGGGCCACGGCATCCCGCAGCTCGGGCAGTCCGCGGAGGGAGTACCCGCTGGTACCGCGCAGCGCGGCCAGGCGGGGGAGCGAGCGCACCGTGGCGTCGTAGAGCCCGGGCGTGGAGTCCATGGATGCGATGGACAGGTCGATCGCATCGTGGTCGTCGGCATCGCGCGGCGTCCAGGTGTCGCGCGGCAGCGATATCCGGGTGCCGCCGCCGTGCACCCGCGACACGTAGCCCTCGTCCTCCAGCAGGCCGTAGACGCGGGTGGTGGTCGATCGCGACCGACGGATCTCGAGGGCCAGCGCCCGTTCGCTCGGCAGCTTCTCTCCGACGGTCAGCCGGCCGTCCAGGACGAGGGCCCTGATACGGTCGGCGAGCTCCCGCGCGGTGCTCCCGGCGACCTGGTCGGCACCGAGGAGGCTGACGAGTCGAGATGTCATGCTTCCAGCATGCCGCGAAGTGGACCGCTATCGCCAGGCCACTTTGCGCTGAGTGGACCCGTTCTGCGGTGAGGTGACGGGTCCACGATGGTCTCATGCACCTCCGTTCGCTGTTCCTCCCGATCGCCGCGACGAGCCGCCGCGACCTCGCCGAGCGTCTCGGCCAGCTGCTCGTCGGCCTGTTCCTCTACGGCGTCGCGCTCGGACTCATGGTGCGGGGCGGCATCGGTGTGGCGCCGTGGGACGTCCTGGCGCTCGGAGTGTCCGGCAGCACCGGGCTCGGGTACGGCCTGGTCACCGTGCTGGTCTCGATCCTCGTCCTCATCCTGTGGATCCCGCTGCGTCAGCGCGTCGGACTCGGCACCCTGCTCAACGCGCTCCTGATCGGTCCGAGCGCCGACCTCACGCTCGCGCTCGTCCCGGCGCCCCCGTCGGTCTGGATCGGCGCCCCGATGTTCGTGGCCGGCCTGGTGCTCCTCGCGTTCGCAACCGGGCTGTACATCGCCGCCGACTTCGGTCCGGGCCCCCGCGACGGTCTCATGACCGGACTCGTGCGCCGCACCGGCTGGCGCGTGTGGATCGTGCGCACCCTCATCGAGGGCAGCGTGCTCCTCGTCGGACTCCTCCTGGGCGGGCCCGTGGGGGTCGGCACCGTGCTCTTCGCCTTCGGCGTCGGACCGCTCGTCGGCCTGTTCCTGCCGTGGTGCACGCGACTGCGCGAAGTCCGCTCGCGGCAGCTCGCCGCGCTCTAGAGAAGACCACACGGAAAAAGCGCCGTGCTGCAGAGCAGCACGGCGCTTTCGCGTGGTCCGAGGTCAGTCGGTGCCGGCGAACACGGCGACGGCGTTGTGGCCGCCGAACCCGAAGGAGTTGCTGATCGCGATCTGCGGGCCGTCGCCGAGGGGCTGCGCCTCTCCCGAGAGCTTGAAGGGCACGGCGGGATCGGGCTCCGTCATGTTGATCGTCGGCGGTGCGACGCGATCACGCAGCGCGAGGATCGAGAAGATCGCCTCTAGCGCGCCGGTACCGCCCAGCAGGTGGCCCGTCGAGGCCTTGGTCGCGGAGACGGGGATCTCATCGATCCGGTCGCCGAAGACCTTCCTCAGTGCGACGTACTCGTTCGGGTCTCCGACCGGGGTCGACGTCGCGTGGGCGTTGATGTGGGTGACCTGGTCGGCGCTGACGCCGGCGCCCTCGAGAGCCTGCGTGACGGCGCGGGCCGCCCCGTTGCCCTCGGGGTCGTTGCCGGTGATGTGGTACGCGTCGGCGGTGACCGAGCCGCCGAGGACGTACCCGTAGATCTTCGCGCCGCGAGCCTTCGCGTGCTCCTCGGTC is a window from the Microbacterium sp. LWO14-1.2 genome containing:
- a CDS encoding DUF262 domain-containing protein, coding for MSTATNVEATAVNTIEWLAADSTTIVVPVYQRQYRWDIGGCEQLLADVRAVAAEDDSHRHFIGSILSAADDSDADTDLVLIDGQQRITTLMLLVAALQHAVRDTDPSLAAELARVLVRPDDPDRTKLRPHDAWADLYESVVLERGDSTERESRFDDNYAFFRSQVHADEAAAIWRGLRRLEHVSITLGSGANAQQIFESLNSTGEPLRDHELIHNYILMGLTHSEQLDVEERFWLPIERHTGETIGAFWRHYLVMTTGREVAANGEHGVYSAFRQSFPRVDVEHLQADAEVWRHYAEIYGILLDPSLESDPEIARQLGFVNTFGRAAYPLVLSAYSDHARGLIPRDELILTLERIQAMYLRRTLVNLPNERLVARLCRARLSGPDALERAFARITPSDERVSAVLKYSELPHPAYVLGRLEGVDDTADFDVEHIVPTVPSDGWSGDGHREWIDYSDDERNAHRALAPTLGNLTLLEQALSERFFGESYPVKRASAYARSAVPETAALQETETWGTAAISQRTVRLTSDLLRIWARPALPEIDDDGLTPILDAVRRRGWPAGWEREFEYVEYRGERWEVYDVKHLFNRVFRRAWTDTRDAAVAYCAAHGGPIYDQTAWKGQWDRLDDTHHLYMGWDSNYMMSAVQGVLQEAGIASEVFVKYSYIGNVM
- a CDS encoding DUF3145 domain-containing protein — translated: MATTYARGVVFIHSAPRALCPHLEWAVGRAIGRAVNFDWSDQPVLDGARRAEFYWDGPVGTGAALATAIRGWEHLRFEVTEDPTPRSDGGRWLHTPDLGIHYAQTDAAGNIVIGEDRIRYAMEIAAGSASELQRELDIALGSAWDEELEPFRHASDDARVVWLHKVG
- a CDS encoding PLP-dependent aminotransferase family protein gives rise to the protein MTSRLVSLLGADQVAGSTARELADRIRALVLDGRLTVGEKLPSERALALEIRRSRSTTTRVYGLLEDEGYVSRVHGGGTRISLPRDTWTPRDADDHDAIDLSIASMDSTPGLYDATVRSLPRLAALRGTSGYSLRGLPELRDAVAQRFSQRGLPTDADQIIITSGALNGLNLVLAAIGRRGERALVEQPTFPHALEALHRHGYRMLPTPVDVEGWDERHVTETILSGRPHVAYLIPDFHNPTGATLPDSARERIAATARSAGTMLIVDETTAELDIDRGWAPLPFAASSPEVVTLGSMSKIAWGGLRLGWIRADRSLISRLLATRPSFELGTALLEQCIAVELLQDMPALTAHVRTRLCDGRAAVAAGLDEIDGVTMPSAPGGLSVWLDLGAPVSTELSLAARERGLILPPGPRFATGGVLERHVRVPITLPPDRTTLAMQRFRSAWEAVTAGRAPRLTEMSHAAVI